One window of Bacillus sp. THAF10 genomic DNA carries:
- a CDS encoding NAD(P)/FAD-dependent oxidoreductase has product MNKKVVVIGGGLGGLSAAIRLSADGYDVNIVEKGERLGGKLNMRSGKGFTFDTGPSILTMPWVLEQLFASTGRNIHDYLTIERVEPQWRTFFEDGTKIDVSSDLPNMLQQIQALSPKDANGFFEYLNYCSKMYEYSMKSFYKKSLSGLSELRALHNLKELIGMDPMKSMDQITKKYFEDKHLQQLFNFMIMYIGSSPYHAPAVLSQLTHVQLGLGIYYVRGGMYKIAEAMKALLEEMNVDYRLNTSVQKIITKDGKATGILLENGEEILADIVVSNLEAIPTYQMLLNHHPQSEHAAKDLKKYSPTVSGLVLLLGVNKQYPALAHHNFFFSKNQEEEFNTIFNEEKPSQDPTIYIGVSSKSDSSQAPQGKENLFVLTHVPPLKPGETWESYKDEYKNIVLTKLERMGLEDLRTSIEFEYCFTPNDLQTLYGANGGSIYGVVTDRKKNGGFKIPCRSKILTNLYFTGGSTHPGGGVPMVTLSGQLTADVIKEDHHMAKEDIG; this is encoded by the coding sequence TTGAATAAAAAAGTTGTTGTTATTGGCGGTGGCTTAGGAGGACTCTCCGCTGCAATTAGGCTTTCGGCAGATGGGTACGATGTGAACATAGTTGAAAAAGGAGAAAGACTTGGCGGAAAGCTAAACATGCGATCTGGCAAAGGCTTTACCTTCGATACAGGACCATCCATTTTAACGATGCCCTGGGTGCTTGAGCAGCTGTTTGCAAGTACAGGGCGAAATATCCATGATTACCTAACCATTGAAAGAGTAGAGCCACAGTGGAGAACATTTTTTGAAGACGGCACGAAAATTGATGTGTCAAGTGACCTTCCTAACATGCTTCAACAAATACAAGCTCTATCTCCAAAGGACGCCAATGGCTTTTTTGAGTATTTAAATTACTGCAGTAAAATGTATGAGTATAGCATGAAAAGTTTTTACAAGAAAAGTCTTTCAGGCTTATCGGAGTTACGTGCGTTGCATAACTTAAAAGAATTAATTGGAATGGATCCGATGAAGTCAATGGATCAAATCACAAAAAAATACTTTGAGGATAAACATCTACAACAACTGTTTAACTTTATGATTATGTATATTGGCTCTTCCCCTTATCACGCTCCTGCTGTTTTATCCCAGCTAACACATGTACAGCTTGGGCTTGGCATTTACTACGTGAGGGGTGGGATGTATAAGATTGCCGAAGCAATGAAAGCTTTGTTAGAGGAAATGAACGTTGACTACCGCTTGAACACCTCCGTTCAAAAAATCATAACAAAAGACGGAAAAGCAACAGGTATTCTTTTAGAAAATGGAGAGGAAATCCTTGCAGACATTGTCGTTTCAAATCTTGAGGCAATACCGACCTATCAAATGCTACTCAATCACCATCCGCAATCTGAACATGCTGCAAAAGATTTAAAAAAGTATTCCCCAACCGTTTCTGGTCTTGTTCTGCTATTGGGGGTAAACAAGCAATACCCTGCACTTGCTCATCACAATTTCTTCTTCTCAAAAAATCAAGAAGAAGAGTTCAACACCATCTTTAATGAAGAAAAGCCTTCTCAAGATCCGACTATCTATATTGGCGTATCATCAAAATCTGACTCGTCACAAGCACCACAGGGTAAAGAGAATTTATTCGTTTTAACTCATGTTCCCCCATTAAAACCAGGCGAAACATGGGAGTCGTATAAGGATGAATATAAAAACATTGTTCTCACAAAGCTTGAGCGAATGGGACTTGAGGACTTAAGAACTTCTATTGAGTTTGAATATTGCTTTACACCAAATGACCTGCAAACTCTCTACGGTGCAAATGGAGGTTCTATTTATGGAGTGGTTACTGACAGAAAGAAAAATGGCGGCTTCAAAATTCCATGCCGAAGCAAAATTTTAACCAATCTATATTTTACAGGAGGCTCTACTCATCCTGGCGGTGGGGTACCAATGGTCACTTTATCAGGACAACTGACAGCTGATGTTATAAAAGAGGACCACCATATGGCAAAAGAGGATATCGGTTAA
- the spoVK gene encoding stage V sporulation protein K — protein sequence MDRSVTNNNGKINIVLNREKKPLKVTHVQPLEEISQTTTHIILRDIEKELGELVGLQEMKRIVKEIYAWIYVNKKREEVGLKAERQVLHMMFKGNPGTGKTTVARLVGKLFCEMNVLSKGHLIEAERADLVGEYIGHTAQKTRDLVKKALGGVLFVDEAYSLARGGEKDFGKEAIDTLVKHMEDKQHEFILILAGYKREMEEFLRTNPGLVSRFPIIIDFPDYTVEELMEICMRMLKEREYRLSKEAEWKLREHLIQMKNTLLPSAFSNGRYIRNILEKTIRKQSMRLLLQEQYERKDLMMLEAVDLVLSW from the coding sequence ATGGATCGATCGGTAACGAATAATAATGGGAAAATAAATATCGTTCTAAACAGAGAGAAAAAACCGTTAAAAGTTACACATGTTCAGCCTCTTGAAGAGATTTCCCAGACCACTACTCATATTATTTTGCGAGATATTGAAAAGGAGCTAGGGGAACTTGTTGGTCTTCAGGAAATGAAACGAATAGTGAAGGAAATCTATGCGTGGATCTATGTGAATAAAAAGCGGGAAGAAGTTGGATTAAAAGCGGAAAGACAAGTGCTTCATATGATGTTCAAAGGGAATCCTGGAACAGGGAAAACAACAGTAGCTAGACTTGTAGGGAAACTGTTTTGCGAAATGAATGTTCTCTCAAAGGGCCATCTAATTGAAGCGGAAAGAGCGGATTTAGTAGGGGAATATATTGGACATACTGCGCAAAAAACAAGAGATTTAGTGAAAAAAGCTCTTGGTGGTGTTTTATTTGTAGATGAGGCATATTCGTTGGCGCGAGGTGGCGAAAAGGACTTTGGAAAAGAGGCCATCGATACGCTTGTTAAGCATATGGAAGATAAACAGCATGAGTTTATCTTAATTCTGGCAGGTTATAAACGGGAAATGGAGGAGTTTTTGCGAACAAATCCTGGGTTGGTTTCACGCTTTCCCATTATTATAGATTTTCCTGATTATACAGTGGAAGAGTTGATGGAAATTTGCATGCGTATGCTTAAAGAAAGAGAATATAGATTAAGTAAAGAAGCGGAGTGGAAGCTAAGGGAGCACCTCATTCAAATGAAAAATACTCTATTGCCATCAGCATTTAGCAATGGTCGTTATATACGAAATATTTTAGAGAAAACCATTAGGAAACAATCGATGAGATTGCTTCTTCAAGAGCAATATGAACGAAAGGATTTAATGATGCTCGAAGCCGTAGACTTAGTTCTATCATGGTAA
- a CDS encoding glycosyltransferase family 2 protein, translating to MFLFLALFTILLGRALFFYIPSFSNHQTNVALLKKVSIIIPARNEERNLPKLLSSLLPYKKLVKEIIVVDDQSTDNTQEVVRAFDMNLVILDDLPKKWAGKSYGCWSGANTAKGDIFLFIDADTVVEEEGLERLVAAYQGSGTVVSVHPYHSIKKWYESFSAFFHLVVMGSLGVFHLFQGWKKVNGAFGPCLLIGKNDYFTYGGHKAVWNELMDNMAFGMHIHQKKGKVICFSGKGAISMRMYPDGFVSLCKGWSKSFASGAAKVSITNLIATILWLSLLVTFVTNFHLEYAFEWVAVYLLIVLHLRRTLAVIGGFGIFTSLLFPVHLLFFIVLFIYSFFQTFMKKNVTWKGRKIDI from the coding sequence ATGTTTCTATTTTTGGCTCTATTTACTATTTTACTTGGAAGAGCGCTCTTTTTTTATATTCCTTCCTTTTCCAATCATCAAACCAATGTAGCTCTCTTGAAGAAAGTTTCGATTATCATTCCTGCTAGAAATGAAGAGAGAAATCTTCCAAAATTGCTTTCCTCGTTACTTCCTTATAAAAAACTAGTCAAAGAGATTATTGTTGTGGATGATCAGTCAACGGATAACACACAAGAGGTAGTAAGAGCTTTTGATATGAACCTTGTCATTCTAGATGACTTACCGAAGAAGTGGGCCGGAAAGTCATATGGGTGCTGGAGTGGTGCGAATACTGCAAAGGGAGATATTTTTCTTTTTATAGATGCTGATACGGTTGTGGAAGAAGAGGGGCTTGAAAGGTTAGTGGCAGCGTATCAGGGTAGTGGGACAGTTGTTTCTGTTCATCCTTACCATTCTATAAAGAAATGGTATGAATCATTCTCAGCTTTTTTCCATCTGGTAGTGATGGGCTCGTTAGGAGTTTTTCATTTGTTTCAAGGTTGGAAAAAGGTGAACGGAGCTTTCGGTCCATGTCTCCTAATTGGAAAGAATGATTATTTTACCTATGGAGGGCACAAGGCTGTCTGGAATGAACTGATGGATAATATGGCTTTTGGAATGCATATTCATCAAAAAAAGGGCAAGGTAATTTGTTTTAGTGGCAAGGGTGCCATTTCGATGAGAATGTACCCTGATGGATTTGTGTCTCTTTGCAAAGGGTGGAGTAAGAGCTTTGCTTCAGGTGCTGCGAAAGTTTCCATTACAAATTTAATAGCCACTATTTTGTGGCTTAGTTTGCTTGTAACTTTTGTTACTAACTTTCATTTGGAGTATGCGTTTGAGTGGGTGGCTGTCTATCTTTTGATTGTTTTGCATTTACGCAGAACGCTTGCTGTTATTGGAGGGTTTGGAATTTTTACCTCACTCTTATTTCCTGTCCATCTATTATTCTTCATTGTTTTGTTTATCTATTCTTTTTTTCAAACGTTTATGAAGAAAAATGTTACATGGAAGGGAAGAAAAATCGATATCTAG
- a CDS encoding IS1182 family transposase (programmed frameshift) — MLLFNTRNTTQNEVEFVSIEDLVPQDHLLRKIDKYIDFSFILERVRPYYSEDNGRPSLDPLVLFKMMFIGYFYGIRSERQLEKEIQMNIAYRWFLGLRLTDPVPHHSTISWNRRKRFNKTNIFQEIFDEIVLQAMNHKMVGGRVLFTDSTHLKANANKHKFTRKTVEVETREYIEELNQAISEDREKNGKKPLKEREEVKETKEIRKSLTDPDCGFMSRDQKQEMFCYLDHRTTDMKFNIITDAFVTPGNVHDSVPYLSRIDRQMERFEFKVEAVALDSGYLTNPICKGLSDRNIFGVIAHRRFHPIKGLFPKWKFTYQPENNQYICPNGDVLTYRTTTREGYREYKSDPSKCKVCPLLDQCTQSKNHQKVVTRHVWEDHKEQVRLNRLSKSGKMLYKYRKEKVERSFADSKELHGLRYCRLRGEGNVSEQVLLTAACQNMKKIATHLARLG; from the exons ATTCTATTGTTTAATACAAGAAATACAACGCAAAATGAAGTTGAGTTTGTCTCAATTGAAGACCTCGTTCCCCAAGATCATCTACTCAGGAAAATTGATAAGTACATTGATTTTTCCTTCATCCTAGAACGCGTTCGCCCCTACTACTCTGAAGATAATGGACGTCCCTCTTTAGACCCTCTCGTACTTTTCAAAATGATGTTTATTGGCTACTTTTATGGAATTCGCTCCGAAAGACAACTTGAAAAAGAAATTCAAATGAACATCGCGTACCGTTGGTTTTTAGGATTACGTTTAACCGACCCTGTTCCTCACCACTCCACAATTAGTTGGAATCGACGCAAACGTTTTAACAAGACGAATATTTTCCAAGAGATATTCGATGAAATCGTCCTTCAAGCCATGAACCACAAAATGGTTGGTGGACGCGTATTGTTTACGGATTCTACCCATTTAAAAGCAAACGCCAATAAGCATAAGTTCACAAGAAAAACCGTTGAAGTAGAGACACGAGAATACATAGAAGAATTAAATCAAGCTATCAGCGAGGATCGAGAAAAGAACGGAAAAAAGC CTCTAAAAGAACGGGAGGAGGTGAAAGAGACCAAAGAAATCCGCAAAAGTTTAACGGATCCGGATTGTGGCTTTATGTCACGAGATCAAAAGCAAGAAATGTTCTGTTACCTTGACCATCGTACGACGGATATGAAATTTAACATCATTACTGATGCCTTTGTGACTCCTGGAAACGTTCATGACTCTGTTCCTTATCTCTCACGTATAGACCGCCAAATGGAACGCTTTGAATTTAAAGTGGAAGCTGTGGCACTTGACTCTGGTTATCTTACCAATCCCATTTGTAAGGGATTATCGGATAGGAACATCTTTGGAGTAATCGCACATAGAAGGTTTCACCCTATCAAAGGTCTCTTTCCAAAATGGAAATTCACCTATCAACCAGAGAACAATCAATACATTTGCCCAAACGGAGATGTCTTAACCTATCGAACCACCACGCGCGAAGGCTATCGAGAGTATAAATCGGATCCTTCGAAATGTAAGGTTTGTCCTTTACTTGATCAGTGTACACAATCCAAAAATCATCAAAAAGTGGTCACCCGTCACGTATGGGAAGATCATAAAGAACAGGTTCGATTAAACAGGCTTTCTAAGTCTGGAAAAATGCTTTATAAATACAGGAAAGAAAAAGTGGAGCGAAGCTTTGCAGATTCAAAAGAACTGCATGGGCTTCGCTACTGTAGGTTGAGGGGAGAAGGCAATGTGAGTGAACAAGTGTTACTCACAGCAGCCTGCCAAAACATGAAGAAGATTGCCACACACCTAGCCCGGCTAGGCTAG